ATTTGCTTTGTTTATTTTTTTGTATATAAAAAACTCATCACTTTTGCTCATCTCATGAAAATCTTTTAAATTTTTTTTATACTCAACACTCTTAATCGAAGAAGAAAAAACTTTAAAAAGAGAAACTCTTTTTAAAGTTAGCAGAGAATGGAGTTTCTCTTTTGTTTTAAGCGAGCAGGCAAAAGTATCTATTTCGCCCAAAAATACATCTAAATCACGTAAAGCAGAGGTAGGCTTAATTATTTTTTTTACAAGTCTTGAGAGTTCTTTAGATTTTTTTTTGTTCAGCTGTTTTGCATACACTTCGCTGCAGGCATATAATCTTCTTAAATTGACACGATATTTATGTAGCACTTCGATATCTTCATAATTATCCAGTTTTATATACAACTCATTAGTGACATCGGCATTCTCTTCAAACCACTCTCTAAAATCCACTATAACTACCTTTTTGTATCAAAAATACAAGATGATACACCAATATACTTTAAAATTCAAATAATTTAGACATCTGATAAATTCACAAACTGGACTCCAAGTCACTATATTTTCGTCATTCTGGACTTGATTCAGAATCTAGTAGCGCATTATTAGAGATACCTTTAAATTCAACACTCTACATGTAAAATAAATAAACCTCCTATAAAGCCAAAACACTCTAAAATACGTTTTATATTATAAGAGGAAGTAAAATGCCATTTTCCAAACTAGGACTCTCTGTAGAAATTCAAAATGCACTTAAAAAAAGTGGGTTTAAAGAGCCGACACCTATTCAAGAGAAGGTCATTCCTCTTGTGCTTGAACACAACGACGTAATGGCAATGGCACAGACAGGAAGTGGCAAGAGTGCTAGTTTTGTTTTACCAATACTTGAGCTTTGGTCAAAGAATGTTGGTGAAGGGAAACCTAAGATAAAAGCCTTGGTTT
The sequence above is drawn from the Candidatus Sulfurimonas baltica genome and encodes:
- a CDS encoding CHAD domain-containing protein; translated protein: MDFREWFEENADVTNELYIKLDNYEDIEVLHKYRVNLRRLYACSEVYAKQLNKKKSKELSRLVKKIIKPTSALRDLDVFLGEIDTFACSLKTKEKLHSLLTLKRVSLFKVFSSSIKSVEYKKNLKDFHEMSKSDEFFIYKKINKANNYKIIRDIEKNIYEDFNKIDKNTSFTELHELRMKFKKFRYGLNIYEQCFENNKKISTDLSKLKILQDLFGAIQDNLVRLKLVESLEGKLTKKQLLELKNYFKKNLKRAREKLFTFKEAKTWLL